One segment of Salvelinus fontinalis isolate EN_2023a chromosome 42, ASM2944872v1, whole genome shotgun sequence DNA contains the following:
- the LOC129841466 gene encoding zinc finger and BTB domain-containing protein 18-like, producing the protein MVFHTQIASIMEVLANAAVAEICKIVDDDYAVFRLEISQSQKENRTLRRKLQLIELKVSRERAERTTRERVLTSRPSSVKIIDRYRGMARGEGHLTGGHGNFVMTAGHSTWSDDQPITVDEGSGTSTQHVIMIESAEAAGPGVKLERSEGEEDPRHSRDIQTGAAGVPPVATEDPTTTPAQPRTQRSITEVSGTQNVFLKSETDIEALTGLGRLGRPPAPHSEHLLYGNTSPRTVLSHQDPRDTLQTGNDPSCSYSTGTEIIPGDMPVGLELHIDLSRGDWNRYSSSVHSEGLLDKKGEGLVVDEVKVEGDIPLTWNADETRLEGHSQGNTSEFVDHRESLETNLNVATNSPLHAFRDRDPVSKSMAPSDSHGRNLFDQVLTSNDRTRAQAQGGGATSGNSKEKRFLCMFCNKGFSCPQKVEVHQRIHTGVKPFSCTQCHMCFTQAGTLKRHHRVHTGEKPFSCTQCHMRFAQAGDLKRHQRVHTGERPFACMHCRRRFSERGCLRTHQQKNHSTV; encoded by the exons atggtttttcacactcaaatagcctccatcatggaggtgctagcgaatgcagccgtggcagagatctgtaaaatcgtagacgacgactatgcagtgtttcgtttggaaatttcccaaagccagaaagaaaacaggacattgcggaggaaactacagctAATAGAACTGAAGGTATCACGGGAGCGCGCAGAGAGGACAACGCGAGAGCGCGTCCTCACCAGTCGTCCTAGTAGTGTCAAGATCATTGACCGATacagaggaatggcaagag gtgaaggacatctcactggaggccacGGGAACTTTGTGATGACTGCAGGACACAGTACATGGAGCgatgaccaaccaatcactgttgatgaggggagtggaacctcaacccagcatGTTATCATGATAGAG TCTGCAGAGGCAGCAGGTCCTGGGGTCAAGCTGGAGAGGTCTGAAGGAGAAGAAGACCCACGGCACAGCAGAGACATCCAGACTGGAGCAGCTGGAGTGCCCCCTGTAgccacagaggaccccaccaccaccccagcaCAGCCCAGGACCCAACGCAGCATCACGGAGGTCAGTGGAACGCAGAACGTCTTCCTCAAGTCAGAAACAGATATCGAGGCTTTAACGGGGCTGGGTCGACTGGGTCGTCCTCCTGCTCCCCACTCAGAGCATTTACTTTATGGTAACACGAGCCCGAGGACAGTTTTGTCTCATCAAGACCCAAGGGACACGTTACAGACTGGCAATGATCCATCCTGTTCATACTCTACAGGGACAGAGATTATACCTGGTGACATGCCTGTGGGCTTAGAGTTACACATTGATCTGTCTAGAGGGGACTGGAaccggtacagtagtagtgtacaCTCTGAAGGGTTACTAGATAAGAAAGGGGAGGGTCTGGTCGTAGATGAGGTAAAAGTGGAGGGCGACATTCCTCTGACATGGAATGCAGACGAGACTCGGTTAGAAGGACACTCGCAGGGCAACACTAGTGAATTCGTAGACCACAGGGAAAGCTTAGAGACTAATCTAAATGTCGCAACCAACTCCCCTTTACATGCGTTCAGGGATCGCGACCCAGTGTCTAAGTCGATGGCACCTTCCGATTCACACGGCCGCAACCTTTTTGATCAGGTATTGACCTCAAACGACAGGACTAGAGCCCAGGCTCAGGGAGGGGGAGCCACATCAGGCAATAGTAAAGAAAAACGGTTtctctgcatgttctgtaacaaaggcttcagctgcccCCAGAAGGTGGAGGTCCACCAGAGGATCCACACAGGGgtgaaacccttcagctgtacccagtgtcacatgtGCTTCACCCAAGCTGGCACCCTGAAGAGGCATCATAgggtccacacaggagagaaacccttcagctgtacccagtgtcacatgcgcttCGCCCAGGCTGGTGacttgaagaggcaccagagggtccacacgggAGAGAGGCCCTTCGCCTGTATGCACTGCAGGAGGAGGTTCTCAGAGAGGGGTTGCCTCAGGACACACCAGCAGAAAAACCATTCCACTGTATAA